Proteins encoded together in one Macadamia integrifolia cultivar HAES 741 chromosome 8, SCU_Mint_v3, whole genome shotgun sequence window:
- the LOC122086950 gene encoding elongator complex protein 1 isoform X2, translating to MEAALDWMPSGAKVATSFDRKADNKGPLIVFFERNGLERSSFSINELMDATIEVLKWNCSSDLLGAVVRCEKYDAIKIWSFSNNHWYLKQEIRYPKRDRVKFMWDPMKPLHLISWTRGGKITTYNFVWMTAVMENSIALVIDNSNVLVTPLALSLMPPPMYLFKLKFPTAVCDMAFFSKSSKNQMAACLSDGSLCIVEFPAYDTWEELEGKEFFVETSSEMAFGSLKHLIWLDSRILLGVSYNSDTDTCLLTSSSKDESSHCQGNYLSGYSLQEIEIVCSEDCVLGLVASSGWGAKVSCQFSLEGPVIGIVPNPAKRGSAFVQLDGGRIVEYTSKLGITGVPADQKKLDYGIGFSSSCSSMSIASVYDNGVLQPLPFGLDDNGRLHVSGRLLCNNCSGFSFYSNSANQMITHLILTTKQDLLFIVDMDDILHGNLEVKYENFIKVSNRNREENRDSINIWERGAKLVGVLHGDAAAVLLQTTRGNLECIHPRKLVLASIVNALVQRRFRDALLMVRRHRIDFNIIVDHCGWQNFLQCANEFVKQVKNLSYITEFVCSVKNENVTEKLYRNIVTLPYLKASKDIQAENFDGFYGKSKISSVLQAIREALEDQVPASPAKELCILTTLARSEPPHIEEALKRIKMVREMELLVVDDPQRKSYPSAEEATKHLLWLTNSEAVYEAALGLYDLNLAAIVALNSQKDPKEFLPFLQGLERMPPLIMKYTIDLKLQRYESALKNIVSAGDAYYEDSINLMKNNPQLFPLGIQLFTDPFKRSQILEAWGDHLHGDKCFEDAATSYLCCSSLEKALKAYRACGHWKGVLTVAGFLKLGKEEVLRLANELCEELQALGKPAEAAKIALEYCDDVASGIQFLISAREWEEALRIGFIHRREDLISEVKCAALECAGILISEYEEGLEKVGKYLARYLAVRQRRLLLAAKLQSEDRSIDDADDETASDTSSNFSGMSAYTTGTRRGSSASTSSTTASKARQTRHQKKRGKIRAGSPGEEIALVEHLKGMSLTTGAQHELKSLLVALVMLGNEETARKVQRMGDSFQLSQRAAVKLAEDTVSNNNIDERKHTLEHYVQKVRGELPHLETISWQSKVLLSS from the exons ATGGAAGCAGCCTTGGACTGGATGCCAAGTGGGGCAAAAGTGGCAACTTCCTTTGACAGAAAGGCTGATAATAAGGGCCCCTTGATTGTTTTTTTTGAGAGAAATGGGTTAGAAAGAAGCTCATTTAGCATCAATGAGCTAATGGATGCAACAATAGAAGTACTAAAGTGGAATTGCAGCTCAGATCTTCTTGGAGCTGTTGTCAGATGTGAAAAGTATGATGCCATCAAAATCTGGTCTTTCAGCAATAATCATTGGTACTTGAAACAGGAAATAAGATATCCTAAGAGGGACAGGGTGAAATTCATGTGGGATCCTATGAAGCCATTGCATCTGATCTCTTGGACTCGTGGTGGCAAGATTACAACCTACAACTTTGTCTGGATGACTGCTGTCATGGAGAATTCAATCGCATTGGTTATTGACAACTCCAATGTATTAGTAACCCCTCTTGCTCTATCACTTATGCCACCTCCTATGTATTTATTCAAACTCAAATTTCCCACTGCAGTTTGTGACATGGCTTTCTTTTCAAAATCCTCCAAGAACCAGATGGCAGCATGTTTGTCGGATGGTAGTTTGTGTATTGTAGAGTTTCCTGCTTATGACACTTGGGAAGAGTTGGAAGGGAAAGAATTCTTTGTTGAAACTTCTTCTGAGATGGCATTTGGGTCATTGAAGCATCTTATTTGGTTGGATTCACGCATTCTTCTTGGTGTTTCTTACAATAGTGATACTGATACCTGTTTGTTGACATCTTCCAGTAAGGATGAATCTTCTCATTGTCAGGGAAACTACTTGAGTGGGTACTCTTTGCAGGAGATTGAGATTGTATGCTCTGAGGATTGTGTCCTGGGTTTAGTGGCTTCCTCAGGTTGGGGTGCAAAAGTCTCTTGTCAATTCTCCTTAGAAGGACCAGTAATTGGCATTGTCCCAAACCCTGCTAAGAGAGGCTCGGCCTTTGTTCAGTTAGACGGAGGAAGAATTGTTGAATATACTTCAAAATTGGGCATCACAGGGGTACCTGCAGACCAGAAGAAGCTTGATTACGGTATTGGGTTCTCTTCATCCTGCTCTTCAATGAGTATAGCATCTGTCTATGACAATGGAGTATTGCAACCTTTGCCTTTTGGGCTTGATGATAATGGCAGGCTACATGTCAGTGGCCGGTTATTATGCAACAATTGCAGTGGTTTCTCATTTTACTCAAATTCTGCCAATCAAATGATCACACACTTGATTCTCACAACCAAACAGGATTTACTTTTCATTGTTGACATGGATGACATTTTGCATGGAAATCTAGAAGTAAAATATGAAAACTTCATCAAAGTTAGCAacagaaacagagaagaaaaccGAGACTCTATAAATATTTGGGAAAGAGGTGCCAAATTGGTTGGTGTCCTCCATGGAGATGCAGCTGCTGTTTTATTACAAACAACTCGTGGAAACCTAGAATGCATACATCCAAGAAAATTAGTCCTAGCATCAATTGTTAATGCTCTGGTCCAAAGGCGTTTCAGAGATGCACTTCTTATGGTAAGGAGGCACCGGATTGATTTCAATATCATTGTTGACCACTGTGGTTGGCAAAACTTTCTTCAGTGTGCTAATGAGTTCGTCAAGCAGGTAAAGAATTTGAGTTACATAACTGAGTTTGTTTGTTCTGTAAAGAATGAAAACGTTACAGAGAAGCTGTATAGGAACATTGTGACCCTTCCTTACCTGAAGGCCTCCAAAGATATTCAAGCAGAAAATTTCGATGGATTTTATGGAAAGAGCAAGATCTCTTCTGTCCTGCAGGCAATACGGGAGGCTTTAGAGGATCAGGTACCGGCAAGTCCTGCAAAGGAGCTTTGCATATTGACCACATTGGCTCGCAGTGAACCTCCACATATTGAGGAAGCCCTGAAGAGGATAAAGATGGTCCGCGAAATGGAGCTACTGGTAGTTGATGATCCTCAGAGAAAATCTTATCCTTCTGCAGAAGAAGCTACAAAGCATCTATTGTGGTTAACAAATTCTGAAGCTGTTTATGAAGCTGCATTAGGCCTTTATGATCTGAATCTTGCAGCTATTGTGGCATTGAACTCTCAAAAGGATCCAAAGGAGTTCCTTCCTTTTCTGCAGGGACTGGAGCGTATGCCACCCCTAATTATGAAGTATACAATTGATCTTAAACTACAGCGATATGAGAGTGCCCTTAAAAATATAGTCTCAGCAGGAGATGCTTATTATGAAGATAGCATAAACCTCATGAAAAATAACCCTCAACTTTTTCCACTAGGAATTCAACTGTTCACTGATCCTTTCAAAAGGTCACAAATCCTTGAAGCCTGGGGAGACCATCTCCATGGTGATAAATGCTTTGAAGATGCTGCTACCTCTTATTTGTGTTGTTCCTCTTTGGAGAAGGCTCTGAAGGCATATCGTGCTTGTGGTCATTGGAAAGGGGTGCTTACAGTGGCTGGTTTCCTCAAATTGGGAAAGGAAGAGGTTCTACGACTGGCAAATGAACTCTGTGAGGAACTTCAAGCACTAGGGAAGCCAGCCGAAGCTGCTAAAATTGCTCTTGAATACTGTGATGATGTTGCCAGCGGAATCCAGTTCCTTATCAGTGCAAGGGAATGGGAGGAGGCTTTGAGGATTGGATTTATCCACAGGAGAGAGGATTTGATCTCGGAAGTGAAGTGTGCTGCTTTGGAATGTGCGGGAATACTGATTTCTGAATATGAGGAAGGACTGGAGAAAGTGGGGAAATACTTAGCGCGCTACTTAGCTGTTCGACAAAGAAGATTACTCCTTGCAGCAAAGCTTCAGTCAGAGGACAGGTCAATAGATGATGCTGATGATGAAACTGCTTCAGATACTAGTAGTAATTTCAGTGGAATGAGTGCCTACACCACTGG GACAAGGAGGGGTTCTAGTGCTTCCACAAGCTCAACTACAGCTAGCAAGGCACGTCAAACAAGGCatcagaagaaaagaggaaaaatccGTGCTGGAAG CCCTGGCGAGGAGATTGCTTTGGTGGAGCATTTAAAGGGCATGTCCCTAACCACTGGTGCACAGCATGAGCTTAAATCCCTATTGGTGGCCCTTGTGATGCTTGGCAATGAAGAAACTGCTAGGAAGGTGCAACGTATGGGGGATAGCTTTCAATTATCTCAACGAGCAGCTGTCAAACTGGCTGAAGATACAGTCTCTAACAACAATATAGATGAGAGAAAGCATACATTGGAGCATTACGTTCAAAAAGTAAGAGGTGAACTGCCTCATTTGGAAACTATCTCGTGGCAGTCAAAAGTCCTGCTTTCTTCTTAA
- the LOC122086950 gene encoding elongator complex protein 1 isoform X1, whose amino-acid sequence MKNLQLSSEISFDVELQLEEEVLLFSAFDIERNRLFFVSSTDGVYIRQLPLSRKEQKERLWNKNLSPTENDTMDLEPGDSITALDYLMEKEALLVGTSNGYLMLHTGDGSDTEVVGRVEGGVKCVAPSPDGALIAIVTGFGQILVMTHDWDLLYETMIDDHPADVDVRDATGSTIYPFENSISWRGDGKYFATLSESKDSSSSQKKLKIWERDSGALHAVTESKAFMEAALDWMPSGAKVATSFDRKADNKGPLIVFFERNGLERSSFSINELMDATIEVLKWNCSSDLLGAVVRCEKYDAIKIWSFSNNHWYLKQEIRYPKRDRVKFMWDPMKPLHLISWTRGGKITTYNFVWMTAVMENSIALVIDNSNVLVTPLALSLMPPPMYLFKLKFPTAVCDMAFFSKSSKNQMAACLSDGSLCIVEFPAYDTWEELEGKEFFVETSSEMAFGSLKHLIWLDSRILLGVSYNSDTDTCLLTSSSKDESSHCQGNYLSGYSLQEIEIVCSEDCVLGLVASSGWGAKVSCQFSLEGPVIGIVPNPAKRGSAFVQLDGGRIVEYTSKLGITGVPADQKKLDYGIGFSSSCSSMSIASVYDNGVLQPLPFGLDDNGRLHVSGRLLCNNCSGFSFYSNSANQMITHLILTTKQDLLFIVDMDDILHGNLEVKYENFIKVSNRNREENRDSINIWERGAKLVGVLHGDAAAVLLQTTRGNLECIHPRKLVLASIVNALVQRRFRDALLMVRRHRIDFNIIVDHCGWQNFLQCANEFVKQVKNLSYITEFVCSVKNENVTEKLYRNIVTLPYLKASKDIQAENFDGFYGKSKISSVLQAIREALEDQVPASPAKELCILTTLARSEPPHIEEALKRIKMVREMELLVVDDPQRKSYPSAEEATKHLLWLTNSEAVYEAALGLYDLNLAAIVALNSQKDPKEFLPFLQGLERMPPLIMKYTIDLKLQRYESALKNIVSAGDAYYEDSINLMKNNPQLFPLGIQLFTDPFKRSQILEAWGDHLHGDKCFEDAATSYLCCSSLEKALKAYRACGHWKGVLTVAGFLKLGKEEVLRLANELCEELQALGKPAEAAKIALEYCDDVASGIQFLISAREWEEALRIGFIHRREDLISEVKCAALECAGILISEYEEGLEKVGKYLARYLAVRQRRLLLAAKLQSEDRSIDDADDETASDTSSNFSGMSAYTTGTRRGSSASTSSTTASKARQTRHQKKRGKIRAGSPGEEIALVEHLKGMSLTTGAQHELKSLLVALVMLGNEETARKVQRMGDSFQLSQRAAVKLAEDTVSNNNIDERKHTLEHYVQKVRGELPHLETISWQSKVLLSS is encoded by the exons ATGAAGAACCTGCAACTTTCTTCAGAGATCTCTTTCGATGTAGAGTTGCAGTTGGAGGAGGAAGTTCTTCTTTTCTCTGCTTTCGACATCGAGCGGAATCGCTTGTTTTTCGTTTCATCGACTGACGGGGTATACATCAGGCAGCTTCCTTTGTCTCGG AAGGAACAGAAGGAAAGGCTATGGAACAAGAATCTGTCACCCACGGAAAATGACACTATGGATCTGGAACCTGGGGATAGTATTACTGCTTTGGATTATCTAATGGAGAAAGAGGCTCTTCTAGTTGGAACTTCTAATGGTTATCTGATGCTGCACACTGGGGATGGGAGTGACACTGAAGTTGTTGGTCGGGTGGAGGGTGGTGTCAAATGTGTTGCTCCTAGTCCAGATGGAGCTCTGATTGCTATAGTAACTGGTTTTGGGCAGATACTGGTTATGACTCATGATTGGGATTTGTTGTATGAGACTATGATTGACGATCACCCGGCAGATGTTGACGTAC GTGATGCAACTGGTTCTACTATTTATCCATTTGAAAATTCCATTTCCTGGCGAGGAGATGGAAAATACTTTGCCACTCTAAGCGAATCGAAggattcttcttcctcacaaAAAAAGCTTAAGATTTGGGAGCGGGATTCTGGGGCATTGCATGCTGTTACAGAATCAAAAGCTTTCATGGAAGCAGCCTTGGACTGGATGCCAAGTGGGGCAAAAGTGGCAACTTCCTTTGACAGAAAGGCTGATAATAAGGGCCCCTTGATTGTTTTTTTTGAGAGAAATGGGTTAGAAAGAAGCTCATTTAGCATCAATGAGCTAATGGATGCAACAATAGAAGTACTAAAGTGGAATTGCAGCTCAGATCTTCTTGGAGCTGTTGTCAGATGTGAAAAGTATGATGCCATCAAAATCTGGTCTTTCAGCAATAATCATTGGTACTTGAAACAGGAAATAAGATATCCTAAGAGGGACAGGGTGAAATTCATGTGGGATCCTATGAAGCCATTGCATCTGATCTCTTGGACTCGTGGTGGCAAGATTACAACCTACAACTTTGTCTGGATGACTGCTGTCATGGAGAATTCAATCGCATTGGTTATTGACAACTCCAATGTATTAGTAACCCCTCTTGCTCTATCACTTATGCCACCTCCTATGTATTTATTCAAACTCAAATTTCCCACTGCAGTTTGTGACATGGCTTTCTTTTCAAAATCCTCCAAGAACCAGATGGCAGCATGTTTGTCGGATGGTAGTTTGTGTATTGTAGAGTTTCCTGCTTATGACACTTGGGAAGAGTTGGAAGGGAAAGAATTCTTTGTTGAAACTTCTTCTGAGATGGCATTTGGGTCATTGAAGCATCTTATTTGGTTGGATTCACGCATTCTTCTTGGTGTTTCTTACAATAGTGATACTGATACCTGTTTGTTGACATCTTCCAGTAAGGATGAATCTTCTCATTGTCAGGGAAACTACTTGAGTGGGTACTCTTTGCAGGAGATTGAGATTGTATGCTCTGAGGATTGTGTCCTGGGTTTAGTGGCTTCCTCAGGTTGGGGTGCAAAAGTCTCTTGTCAATTCTCCTTAGAAGGACCAGTAATTGGCATTGTCCCAAACCCTGCTAAGAGAGGCTCGGCCTTTGTTCAGTTAGACGGAGGAAGAATTGTTGAATATACTTCAAAATTGGGCATCACAGGGGTACCTGCAGACCAGAAGAAGCTTGATTACGGTATTGGGTTCTCTTCATCCTGCTCTTCAATGAGTATAGCATCTGTCTATGACAATGGAGTATTGCAACCTTTGCCTTTTGGGCTTGATGATAATGGCAGGCTACATGTCAGTGGCCGGTTATTATGCAACAATTGCAGTGGTTTCTCATTTTACTCAAATTCTGCCAATCAAATGATCACACACTTGATTCTCACAACCAAACAGGATTTACTTTTCATTGTTGACATGGATGACATTTTGCATGGAAATCTAGAAGTAAAATATGAAAACTTCATCAAAGTTAGCAacagaaacagagaagaaaaccGAGACTCTATAAATATTTGGGAAAGAGGTGCCAAATTGGTTGGTGTCCTCCATGGAGATGCAGCTGCTGTTTTATTACAAACAACTCGTGGAAACCTAGAATGCATACATCCAAGAAAATTAGTCCTAGCATCAATTGTTAATGCTCTGGTCCAAAGGCGTTTCAGAGATGCACTTCTTATGGTAAGGAGGCACCGGATTGATTTCAATATCATTGTTGACCACTGTGGTTGGCAAAACTTTCTTCAGTGTGCTAATGAGTTCGTCAAGCAGGTAAAGAATTTGAGTTACATAACTGAGTTTGTTTGTTCTGTAAAGAATGAAAACGTTACAGAGAAGCTGTATAGGAACATTGTGACCCTTCCTTACCTGAAGGCCTCCAAAGATATTCAAGCAGAAAATTTCGATGGATTTTATGGAAAGAGCAAGATCTCTTCTGTCCTGCAGGCAATACGGGAGGCTTTAGAGGATCAGGTACCGGCAAGTCCTGCAAAGGAGCTTTGCATATTGACCACATTGGCTCGCAGTGAACCTCCACATATTGAGGAAGCCCTGAAGAGGATAAAGATGGTCCGCGAAATGGAGCTACTGGTAGTTGATGATCCTCAGAGAAAATCTTATCCTTCTGCAGAAGAAGCTACAAAGCATCTATTGTGGTTAACAAATTCTGAAGCTGTTTATGAAGCTGCATTAGGCCTTTATGATCTGAATCTTGCAGCTATTGTGGCATTGAACTCTCAAAAGGATCCAAAGGAGTTCCTTCCTTTTCTGCAGGGACTGGAGCGTATGCCACCCCTAATTATGAAGTATACAATTGATCTTAAACTACAGCGATATGAGAGTGCCCTTAAAAATATAGTCTCAGCAGGAGATGCTTATTATGAAGATAGCATAAACCTCATGAAAAATAACCCTCAACTTTTTCCACTAGGAATTCAACTGTTCACTGATCCTTTCAAAAGGTCACAAATCCTTGAAGCCTGGGGAGACCATCTCCATGGTGATAAATGCTTTGAAGATGCTGCTACCTCTTATTTGTGTTGTTCCTCTTTGGAGAAGGCTCTGAAGGCATATCGTGCTTGTGGTCATTGGAAAGGGGTGCTTACAGTGGCTGGTTTCCTCAAATTGGGAAAGGAAGAGGTTCTACGACTGGCAAATGAACTCTGTGAGGAACTTCAAGCACTAGGGAAGCCAGCCGAAGCTGCTAAAATTGCTCTTGAATACTGTGATGATGTTGCCAGCGGAATCCAGTTCCTTATCAGTGCAAGGGAATGGGAGGAGGCTTTGAGGATTGGATTTATCCACAGGAGAGAGGATTTGATCTCGGAAGTGAAGTGTGCTGCTTTGGAATGTGCGGGAATACTGATTTCTGAATATGAGGAAGGACTGGAGAAAGTGGGGAAATACTTAGCGCGCTACTTAGCTGTTCGACAAAGAAGATTACTCCTTGCAGCAAAGCTTCAGTCAGAGGACAGGTCAATAGATGATGCTGATGATGAAACTGCTTCAGATACTAGTAGTAATTTCAGTGGAATGAGTGCCTACACCACTGG GACAAGGAGGGGTTCTAGTGCTTCCACAAGCTCAACTACAGCTAGCAAGGCACGTCAAACAAGGCatcagaagaaaagaggaaaaatccGTGCTGGAAG CCCTGGCGAGGAGATTGCTTTGGTGGAGCATTTAAAGGGCATGTCCCTAACCACTGGTGCACAGCATGAGCTTAAATCCCTATTGGTGGCCCTTGTGATGCTTGGCAATGAAGAAACTGCTAGGAAGGTGCAACGTATGGGGGATAGCTTTCAATTATCTCAACGAGCAGCTGTCAAACTGGCTGAAGATACAGTCTCTAACAACAATATAGATGAGAGAAAGCATACATTGGAGCATTACGTTCAAAAAGTAAGAGGTGAACTGCCTCATTTGGAAACTATCTCGTGGCAGTCAAAAGTCCTGCTTTCTTCTTAA